The proteins below are encoded in one region of Drosophila santomea strain STO CAGO 1482 chromosome 2R, Prin_Dsan_1.1, whole genome shotgun sequence:
- the LOC120445370 gene encoding uncharacterized protein LOC120445370 isoform X2 has translation MKELTSASKSQPQTSEARGSIITYSPSKFLTRVGAGRTTYSTHTHTSTATSAAATTATKTNNSPMGGSSAAYYVVKAGSLGSAASMSGSIKVSSPPKAPPMIKSPALVVTSPCTPTESSSTISAPSESSFSEKMEHSYMRDTPVRSDVSNGLMPARNILVHHPPQCPSCHTYPRQQEELSEMQQAHVPPYDEIAAKEAMNECARIAKYVKNNNSDEQDWVTRVNKFNWTPTQEMVFERVCTILDQDQLARLANDKRQHEPIHRRISSDKSASRFRKLLASVAWESRITQWIHALLMEHLSPSYMASYLEILQTLKTKLPTLVDKMLFGRPLNNSQELLAPVMKKRWEPNILPKGRQLTHNAIMVVLPTMPTSGTVSDRMQKWYQSLATITQVVQISLPNTNNRIGNQNLDQVSETIVSLTRVKINELRTDNPSRGIILVGFNAGSALALQVALSESVACVVCMGFAYNTVRGPRGTPDDRMLDIKAPILFVIGQNSARTSQEEMEGLRERMQSESSLVVVGSADDALRVPKSKRRIEGVTQSMVDYMVVEEVFEFVNRTLSNPPGPRMPTSLMHQQGYQRQQKQSGHILADGNANKAVQQMRKRKMDGTLDDPMGHPSKSKFVPHIGRPRTRPLPNVGGSARSVRQKGAPHPDKPKLSSEELNQSIEFILDDALDYEDGQTTAGGSAGVPKVITPGVLGKQLPPVNLAAGTKIKMIPSSQFVQIKSLPTQGKLINYTLNKPSVGAASTATIGSIVKTLPGSSVGGQQIFTLKTPSGQTQQFATAATSSGASGSSTSTGTGQQKYTVFKNANGMTMLHLTKSVPTTASGSGSGNMDLSNIIDMPIVFADNEGNIPEHQQADKDIKSAPIRSASKSPLIISQKIIKEANKPPGMVSSGSIGGVSKPGNIVLNKGLQQLLTPSTGGTLATQNKVVYLNRSTIKPMGNMVSGAHRVPIRIVSSPKTGGAVTTTASSSPIMVDPATGSLVTKTVNVQTIKPTGSVLSQGTIRQAGNVGSKSYPQFQMINTGSSKTVAVDGKPSVRNIYFKSATGLKQLPVQMLGNRIPGGAVVSSSVTGSSGAPGVRRVVNIGPVSKVTATSTKPSSTTATLTQNKM, from the exons aTGAAGGAATTGACAAGTGCCAGCAAAAGTCAGCCGCAAACCTCAGAGGCCAGAGGCTCGATTATAACCTACAGTCCCAGCAAATTTCTGACTCGCGTCGGAGCAGGCAGAACGACATAcagcacacatacacacacatcaacagcaacgtcggcggcggcgacgaccgcaacaaaaacaaacaattcgCCAATGGGCGGATCCAGTGCCGCTTATTATGTGGTAAAGGCCGGCTCCCTTGGCAGCGCTGCCTCCATGTCGGGCTCCATCAAAGTCAGTTCTCCGCCAAAGGCGCCGCCGATGATTAAGTCACCCGCCCTGGTCGTTACATCGCCCTGCACGCCAACAGAGAGT TCCAGTACCATTTCGGCGCCCAGCGAATCCTCATTTAGCGAGAAAATGGAGCACAGCTATATGCGAGATACGCCAGTGCGCAGCGATGTTAGCAACGGCCTCATGCCCGCAAGGAACATTCTGGTCCACCATCCGCCACAGTGTCCCAGTTGCCATACATATCCGCGGCAGCAGGAGGAACTGTCTGAGATGCAGCAGGCACATGTGCCGCCCTACGATGAGATAGCCGCGAAGGAGGCAATGAATGAATGCGCTCGCATTGCTAAATATGTGAAGAACAACAATTCCGACGAACAAGATTGGGTGACGCGCGTTAATAA ATTTAATTGGACGCCCACGCAGGAGATGGTTTTCGAAAGGGTGTGCACAATTCTGGACCAGGATCAGTTGGCTCGCTTGGCCAATGACAAACGCCAGCACGAGCCTATCCATCGTCGCATAAGCTCGGACAAATCCGCGTCCAGGTTTCGCAAACTTCTGGCTAGCGTGGCTTGGGAGTCACGCATTACGCAGTGGATTCATGCTCTGCTCATGGAGCACTTGTCGCCTTCGTATATGGCCTCCTACCTCGAAATTCTGCAGACACTAAAGACCAAGTTGCCCACTTTAGTGGACAAGATGCTGTTCGGTAGACCATTAAACAATAGTCAAGAGCTTCTGGCACCGGTGATGAAAAAACGCTGGGAACCAAATATCCTGCCCAAGGGCCGTCAGCTTACGCATAACGCCATCATGGTGGTGCTGCCCACAATGCCGACCAGTGGAACAGTTTCGGATCGCATGCAGAAGTGGTACCAGTCATTGGCTACTATCACTCAGGTGGTTCAGATTTCGCTGCCGAATACAA ACAACCGAATTGGCAATCAGAATCTAGACCAGGTGTCCGAGACCATTGTGTCTCTCACACGCGTCAAAATCAACGAATTGCGCACAGACAACCCCAGCCGTGGCATCATACTCGTTGGATTTAATGCTGGATCTGCCTTGGCTCTACAGGTTGCTCTTTCGGAGAGCGTTGCCTGTGTGGTGTGCATGGGTTTTGCTTACAACACAGTGCGTGGGCCACGCGGTACACCCGATGATCGCATGCTGGACATAAAAGCGCCGATACTCTTTGTCATTGGTCAAAATTCGGCACGCACAAGTCAGGAAGAAATGGAAGGGTTGCGCGAACGAATGCAGTCTGAATCTTCGCTTGTGGTGGTGGGCAGTGCAGATGATGCCCTGCGTGTTCCCAAGAGCAAGCGCCGTATAGAAGGCGTTACACAGTCCATGGTTGATTATATGGTTGTA GAGGAAGTCTTTGAGTTTGTGAACAGAACGCTAAGCAATCCACCTGGACCGCGCATGCCTACATCTTTAATGCACCAACAGGGCTACCAGCGACAGCAAAAGCAATCAGGTCACATCCTGGCCGATGGAAACGCAAACAAAGCTGTTCAGCAGATGCGTAAGCGAAAGATGGACGGTACTTTAGACGACCCAATGGGTCATCCGTCCAAATCAAAGTTTGTCCCACACA TTGGAAGACCCCGAACACGCCCCCTCCCCAATGTCGGTGGCTCGGCACGCTCTGTAAGACAAAAAGGTGCACCTCATCCAGACAAACCGAAACTGAGCAGCGAAGAACTAAACCAATCCATTGAATTCATACTAGATGATGCCCTCGACTATGAAGATGGCCAAACCACTGCAGGTGGGTCGGCAGGCGTGCCAAAGGTGATAACTCCCGGTGTTTTGGGAAAACAACTGCCGCCCGTCAATCTCGCAGCTGGAACCAAGATTAAGATGATCCCATCTAGCCAGTTTGTGCAAATCAAATCGCTACCCACACAGGGCAAACTCATCAACTACACGCTGAACAAGCCGAGTGTCGGTGCAGCCAGCACCGCCACCATTGGCAGCATTGTAAAGACCCTACCTGGCTCATCCGTTGGTGGCCAGCAGATCTTTACCTTAAAAACGCCGTCGGGACAAACGCAGCAatttgcaacagcagccacatcaTCTGGTGCATCTGGCTCATCGACATCAACAGGAACTGGACAGCAAAAGTACACAGTGTTTAAGAACGCCAACGGCATGACCATGCTGCATCTTACCAAGAGCGTACCCACTACAGCTTCTGGCAGTGGCTCTGGGAATATGGATTTGTCCAACATTATCGATATGCCCATTGTTTTTGCTGACAACGAAGGCAACATCCCCGAGCATCAACAGGCGGATAAGGATATCAAATCAG cGCCCATTCGAAGTGCCAGTAAGAGCCCGCTAATCATCAGTCAGAAAATCATAAAGGAGGCTAATAAACCGCCAGGCATGGTTAGCAGTGGAAGCATTGGTGGAGTCAGCAAGCCGGGAAATATTGTGCTTAACAAAGGCCTTCAGCAATTGCTTACCCCTTCAACCGGCGGAACACTTGCTACACAAAACAAAGTTGTGTATCTCAACCGGAGTACAATTAAGCCAATGGGAAATATGGTGTCTGGTGCTCATCGTGTCCCTATTAGGATTGTGAGCAGCCCAAAGACAGGAGGAGCAGTGACGACCACAGCTTCCAGTAGTCCCATCATGGTTGATCCAGCCACAGGATCTCTGGTTACCAAGACCGTCAACGTGCAGACAATCAAGCCCACTGGTTCTGTTTTGTCTCAAGGCACAATCCGTCAAGCGGGCAACGTGGGCAGCAAGAGCTATCCCCAGTTTCAGATGATCAATACGGGATCGTCCAAAACTGTTGCTGTAGACGGCAAGCCTTCTGTACGAAATATCTACTTTAAATCCGCAACCGGCCTCAAGCAGTTGCCAGTGCAGATGCTGGGCAATCGTATACCGGGTGGCGCCGTTGTTTCTTCATCCGTAACAGGATCTTCCGGAGCTCCTGGCGTGCGACGAGTGGTTAACATTGGGCCCGTTTCCAAGGTGACGGCCACGTCGACAAAACCGTCTTCGACAACTGCTACTTTAACTCAGAACAAAATGTAG
- the LOC120445370 gene encoding KAT8 regulatory NSL complex subunit 3 isoform X5, which produces MKELTSASKSQPQTSEARGSIITYSPSKFLTRVGAGRTTYSTHTHTSTATSAAATTATKTNNSPMGGSSAAYYVVKAGSLGSAASMSGSIKVSSPPKAPPMIKSPALVVTSPCTPTESSSTISAPSESSFSEKMEHSYMRDTPVRSDVSNGLMPARNILVHHPPQCPSCHTYPRQQEELSEMQQAHVPPYDEIAAKEAMNECARIAKYVKNNNSDEQDWVTRVNKFNWTPTQEMVFERVCTILDQDQLARLANDKRQHEPIHRRISSDKSASRFRKLLASVAWESRITQWIHALLMEHLSPSYMASYLEILQTLKTKLPTLVDKMLFGRPLNNSQELLAPVMKKRWEPNILPKGRQLTHNAIMVVLPTMPTSGTVSDRMQKWYQSLATITQVVQISLPNTNNRIGNQNLDQVSETIVSLTRVKINELRTDNPSRGIILVGFNAGSALALQVALSESVACVVCMGFAYNTVRGPRGTPDDRMLDIKAPILFVIGQNSARTSQEEMEGLRERMQSESSLVVVGSADDALRVPKSKRRIEGVTQSMVDYMVVEEVFEFVNRTLSNPPGPRMPTSLMHQQGYQRQQKQSGHILADGNANKAVQQMRKRKMDGTLDDPMGHPSKSKFVPHNDALDYEDGQTTAGGSAGVPKVITPGVLGKQLPPVNLAAGTKIKMIPSSQFVQIKSLPTQGKLINYTLNKPSVGAASTATIGSIVKTLPGSSVGGQQIFTLKTPSGQTQQFATAATSSGASGSSTSTGTGQQKYTVFKNANGMTMLHLTKSVPTTASGSGSGNMDLSNIIDMPIVFADNEGNIPEHQQADKDIKSAPIRSASKSPLIISQKIIKEANKPPGMVSSGSIGGVSKPGNIVLNKGLQQLLTPSTGGTLATQNKVVYLNRSTIKPMGNMVSGAHRVPIRIVSSPKTGGAVTTTASSSPIMVDPATGSLVTKTVNVQTIKPTGSVLSQGTIRQAGNVGSKSYPQFQMINTGSSKTVAVDGKPSVRNIYFKSATGLKQLPVQMLGNRIPGGAVVSSSVTGSSGAPGVRRVVNIGPVSKVTATSTKPSSTTATLTQNKM; this is translated from the exons aTGAAGGAATTGACAAGTGCCAGCAAAAGTCAGCCGCAAACCTCAGAGGCCAGAGGCTCGATTATAACCTACAGTCCCAGCAAATTTCTGACTCGCGTCGGAGCAGGCAGAACGACATAcagcacacatacacacacatcaacagcaacgtcggcggcggcgacgaccgcaacaaaaacaaacaattcgCCAATGGGCGGATCCAGTGCCGCTTATTATGTGGTAAAGGCCGGCTCCCTTGGCAGCGCTGCCTCCATGTCGGGCTCCATCAAAGTCAGTTCTCCGCCAAAGGCGCCGCCGATGATTAAGTCACCCGCCCTGGTCGTTACATCGCCCTGCACGCCAACAGAGAGT TCCAGTACCATTTCGGCGCCCAGCGAATCCTCATTTAGCGAGAAAATGGAGCACAGCTATATGCGAGATACGCCAGTGCGCAGCGATGTTAGCAACGGCCTCATGCCCGCAAGGAACATTCTGGTCCACCATCCGCCACAGTGTCCCAGTTGCCATACATATCCGCGGCAGCAGGAGGAACTGTCTGAGATGCAGCAGGCACATGTGCCGCCCTACGATGAGATAGCCGCGAAGGAGGCAATGAATGAATGCGCTCGCATTGCTAAATATGTGAAGAACAACAATTCCGACGAACAAGATTGGGTGACGCGCGTTAATAA ATTTAATTGGACGCCCACGCAGGAGATGGTTTTCGAAAGGGTGTGCACAATTCTGGACCAGGATCAGTTGGCTCGCTTGGCCAATGACAAACGCCAGCACGAGCCTATCCATCGTCGCATAAGCTCGGACAAATCCGCGTCCAGGTTTCGCAAACTTCTGGCTAGCGTGGCTTGGGAGTCACGCATTACGCAGTGGATTCATGCTCTGCTCATGGAGCACTTGTCGCCTTCGTATATGGCCTCCTACCTCGAAATTCTGCAGACACTAAAGACCAAGTTGCCCACTTTAGTGGACAAGATGCTGTTCGGTAGACCATTAAACAATAGTCAAGAGCTTCTGGCACCGGTGATGAAAAAACGCTGGGAACCAAATATCCTGCCCAAGGGCCGTCAGCTTACGCATAACGCCATCATGGTGGTGCTGCCCACAATGCCGACCAGTGGAACAGTTTCGGATCGCATGCAGAAGTGGTACCAGTCATTGGCTACTATCACTCAGGTGGTTCAGATTTCGCTGCCGAATACAA ACAACCGAATTGGCAATCAGAATCTAGACCAGGTGTCCGAGACCATTGTGTCTCTCACACGCGTCAAAATCAACGAATTGCGCACAGACAACCCCAGCCGTGGCATCATACTCGTTGGATTTAATGCTGGATCTGCCTTGGCTCTACAGGTTGCTCTTTCGGAGAGCGTTGCCTGTGTGGTGTGCATGGGTTTTGCTTACAACACAGTGCGTGGGCCACGCGGTACACCCGATGATCGCATGCTGGACATAAAAGCGCCGATACTCTTTGTCATTGGTCAAAATTCGGCACGCACAAGTCAGGAAGAAATGGAAGGGTTGCGCGAACGAATGCAGTCTGAATCTTCGCTTGTGGTGGTGGGCAGTGCAGATGATGCCCTGCGTGTTCCCAAGAGCAAGCGCCGTATAGAAGGCGTTACACAGTCCATGGTTGATTATATGGTTGTA GAGGAAGTCTTTGAGTTTGTGAACAGAACGCTAAGCAATCCACCTGGACCGCGCATGCCTACATCTTTAATGCACCAACAGGGCTACCAGCGACAGCAAAAGCAATCAGGTCACATCCTGGCCGATGGAAACGCAAACAAAGCTGTTCAGCAGATGCGTAAGCGAAAGATGGACGGTACTTTAGACGACCCAATGGGTCATCCGTCCAAATCAAAGTTTGTCCCACACA ATGATGCCCTCGACTATGAAGATGGCCAAACCACTGCAGGTGGGTCGGCAGGCGTGCCAAAGGTGATAACTCCCGGTGTTTTGGGAAAACAACTGCCGCCCGTCAATCTCGCAGCTGGAACCAAGATTAAGATGATCCCATCTAGCCAGTTTGTGCAAATCAAATCGCTACCCACACAGGGCAAACTCATCAACTACACGCTGAACAAGCCGAGTGTCGGTGCAGCCAGCACCGCCACCATTGGCAGCATTGTAAAGACCCTACCTGGCTCATCCGTTGGTGGCCAGCAGATCTTTACCTTAAAAACGCCGTCGGGACAAACGCAGCAatttgcaacagcagccacatcaTCTGGTGCATCTGGCTCATCGACATCAACAGGAACTGGACAGCAAAAGTACACAGTGTTTAAGAACGCCAACGGCATGACCATGCTGCATCTTACCAAGAGCGTACCCACTACAGCTTCTGGCAGTGGCTCTGGGAATATGGATTTGTCCAACATTATCGATATGCCCATTGTTTTTGCTGACAACGAAGGCAACATCCCCGAGCATCAACAGGCGGATAAGGATATCAAATCAG cGCCCATTCGAAGTGCCAGTAAGAGCCCGCTAATCATCAGTCAGAAAATCATAAAGGAGGCTAATAAACCGCCAGGCATGGTTAGCAGTGGAAGCATTGGTGGAGTCAGCAAGCCGGGAAATATTGTGCTTAACAAAGGCCTTCAGCAATTGCTTACCCCTTCAACCGGCGGAACACTTGCTACACAAAACAAAGTTGTGTATCTCAACCGGAGTACAATTAAGCCAATGGGAAATATGGTGTCTGGTGCTCATCGTGTCCCTATTAGGATTGTGAGCAGCCCAAAGACAGGAGGAGCAGTGACGACCACAGCTTCCAGTAGTCCCATCATGGTTGATCCAGCCACAGGATCTCTGGTTACCAAGACCGTCAACGTGCAGACAATCAAGCCCACTGGTTCTGTTTTGTCTCAAGGCACAATCCGTCAAGCGGGCAACGTGGGCAGCAAGAGCTATCCCCAGTTTCAGATGATCAATACGGGATCGTCCAAAACTGTTGCTGTAGACGGCAAGCCTTCTGTACGAAATATCTACTTTAAATCCGCAACCGGCCTCAAGCAGTTGCCAGTGCAGATGCTGGGCAATCGTATACCGGGTGGCGCCGTTGTTTCTTCATCCGTAACAGGATCTTCCGGAGCTCCTGGCGTGCGACGAGTGGTTAACATTGGGCCCGTTTCCAAGGTGACGGCCACGTCGACAAAACCGTCTTCGACAACTGCTACTTTAACTCAGAACAAAATGTAG